Proteins encoded within one genomic window of Anopheles gambiae chromosome 3, idAnoGambNW_F1_1, whole genome shotgun sequence:
- the LOC133392814 gene encoding uncharacterized protein LOC133392814 produces the protein MELPVTIRERSVDSRTVIEVKGKHIVLSEIKSRIETLLANSTVEEVRIFAGIILTIDVDLSRDVWHGRNLVVLANEIKVCTAVRWNVSGKDNDHTYTSNAGTDGNGVGKQGADGYPGESGGNVLLQANTIQHLERLTIISNGGSGSNGQNGGNGKAGADGKGISRADFKDKFPPTAKFLEWQRANLVDTTVKNIRNLTRNIKTQWLVTTIPIFPVYTTHRENVLDHRDWRVDFFDSLYIEVETHDGCEITFSFQQGTPFYNCQSFLMYKGTSGQRGQAGGGYGLGGQGGFAGEVTIKRLYDGRTFDIKTCSNRGNDGENGKGGLYGAHGKNGWDMGYVDYSVADNPVLYGQDEKSKLQLSFYDENSSSRMYCPYKAYIESSYRYAGFQVSRIDHQSSNEFKERNNTRARTERQHHAKAIGKKSIPGQRLAAAFFEYLEEIEQERQKLEKQRIEREKKELERLRIEKEKQELKKQREELEKQKLAKQRLELEKRELEKQRIERENQEREKQRVEKEKLRMEKQRIQKEKQELERQRIEKEKQELEKQRIAQQRKNILQQQIEQEKQRLAQQQIEKEKQQEMAEQVKEYLNCDALQQIVESQYADLDRVTDLDIKRFVNFTQDTSDQDRNEFVKLGKLYKDPGREEIFSKLYNNLNLDDWLQLRTRPADRPELVSLVEHFETLKSQLERLLGRDCSAKITPVTETLKIKYKTAILKEITQELPTYHTTVNRFVLTAQTVARYLEETDEKNDTFYHPVLGTLKQYIFENNPAQRDNINKFMAKASESNDNAIKRAVETFIMETDSSKDENKRVKLFYDEYQNYLEKQQRNIDAITQSLAAELKKSKHQEAFRLWNESIDDDGLLEDFEELIRKDKVLSSLYDELKRAENAEYDWERCCADEKIQEIFQINLKQEGIMCKSYRILLAYVYDVNIRVYAKDEDNEIVLLEDHNPKSIKITHILHKSNEFIQLKINESFRQLEEERLHKDRIFRRILTEINGMQDIQTIENYFEREVFYRNSSNFAKMFEDLDDEITVEKIAAFFSADEKDQIAQRLKNISPKYTGQHGVFESILLRFSFEGSHVSSNELCFLINSILAHTVEARQERYIFSWIVAAYNQCSWTDELVLLQLENCYKRQLQEKPKWRKYMSNIENKGALLVFSAQFTRKPCPAQCVEDILHLLSNIPIESVRLDELELTEWPYVLKECYWTHKLKALITWGNDSEALTSASFFVLSIENTYGNKLMENLFESLVEKRSELTHSMLLNVLSCFHKQKWNLCVDDINLLSRCSIKKWIKHMEEKFKINLKELNISQIATIIRGNANTSNNIVKHLPQIENSVTSIYNNKRTIHTSLISSFLLNDVDKWVKEFHVKNQKTNTNMYEEMLAVIGRAIELKRGFKLRDTQLLTILALLVNENSTLAQVSTGEGKSLIVVATAIIKALLGEKVDIITSSSVLAQRDAVTNNDIYELFGLSASHNCSEQIEERKEAYSCNQIIYGDLGNFQRDYLLDRFYGKHVLGDRSFENVIVDEVDSMLLDKGNNMLYLSHDIAGMDKLESVYLFIWQMVNSPTDLPEDVHMEAVKRSVLSDMYAIIQKEDIQSLDNALGKSNVLGLWERLVKSGIINDAGRLQTEAIDSNKLEKVLTPDFTQYKDRLSFLLMSCLERETCIKIPNYLKAFVERHLDRWISSAITALYMVPGQYYVVDVDRSGTSADLNANVIILDRDTGTDQVSSQWDEALHQFLQLKHGCKLSTQSLKAVFISNVTYLKKYKLLYGLTGTLGSQRERHLLEEIHRVDFVTVPTAKSKQFEEYEPIICSSSEDWKKQIRQEVNKLTKIDKRSVLIICETIRDVESFQMVFDSEEHSNVHTYVRDYETFDVAEGDRKLEPGHVIIATNLAGRGTDIKISDDLRKAGGLHVILTYLPANIRIEEQAFGRAARSGDKGSGRMIIMVADGKMHNRSMIFTLKQKRNVDELFRISAIKTYYETTIKTEESCFEAFNELYEKKMKLLANAKEPVKDILLQSCLDRWSFWLDENNVQIGKASDEASKREVKQRLKHFLLQFDDLKATSANNWAAWVEENPMQMIKLGKYISQHDSKHRDTAMQLFGKVISNEPCFCEAAYYYRAYTRSLDNMNVGDFKKDLRMAEKLLNDHIKYAMHASGMVCKLKNNTPPIEGYEEQKKCLINLYSLFIQSIDDMLGHAVSPESFVNYEIKEDVAGIIFDDLVRISMIKKAQVIDNIPNDQIQRLHAEYGIPADQLKKFLAQHRGPIDDKEFLTAIRESFSFPSRSDFWETLTNQKALLSVERYVAINEERLKIMDPALMNVLKEKVDKGQLVKAVVKLDKHQILLIHEQQSHFYYEKEKLIDMIGKTKYTSLEENGLLSCNEKATIDPCRITDCVFSAFDSITVQDITDKTRITTSEAKNIIAELLKRSVLQKRGETFVLPMNYDDSQDVLLPTYPVYESVVRNVLASCFAYRLALRNIARQLEEENCSDIRIELKPNPHQMFFTDLLEHKIILPPMATHEVDESKIQAMYKTSWSKGAWISILSKDIGLSQEYTKPLLDVLLKNRWIVPNPLMELLLFSPSNNMSEEIKNALASYRFSSKDDRTSVDYLKSCIASINQKHGLLESYDVGVAIEKWFNNQLLLIENGTAKHIENVLSKSKSSLAALNVPQGTLKSIMDFYGKGNFGSIDEMRIFITNGLEHLLELGERKWTMEMILKTSLVLAVGVAQIAIGAIIEVYSVGMMTHVAGAFMGEGVSDIMFAVGSFKSGYFSWKDYGKHKLQSLLFTIGTAGVGMYLSQGAKMSRIGYKVAGPSLEYGGKRVAESSGKQLIKAVGGWTVVKETAKRVALKTAEGVAFAMANTAVDTVVENHLQSMLNSLASDILSGVKGEVANHKVAHNLQKAYDRLGENDARALVNDLTNAYMLEQNTTQTFFPFTKQISQSVMQGIGKANKKTGTTNSAMVLINQISRVMDCVDRVAQVYKMRNATHQLLDSINVEMERKLANIEQNSVPSKETPANGKDFERFQREVVEQWETTLSKHVGQLIAQHVVLPVLKMGVNSILLHVGKALKDIRRSMVESELSRDVHRLKDEHEQKMNRPDMTAETRRQLTEEYHAQLLKIMHKTRSPSLFATIIRENVPMDLTCVGACTPMIHKMLQAQHGALSGLTITVHGEKGIKQSFSSGTGGPEIHLDLKGNHFTFGAGESTVATTGNNCLYGALATAIPDLQAVGEDSFRSMLCDSIQHDDSMHHHIRQGWHRVPLKHGAVGGARKSPANTTNIEDGTFKTPTVILSNDRPKGKPKARCLSKTPYVDDESSTTNELQGESSQPVTNNSRTPEYHLDSRVAHHTGRFAGELKKIAEITNIPVDELIKAGRSMFKASRNCSGQDQQQAHVVRVSILEERLKTDFPDLYQRLTRHAGHTQLVDKFVNVFHKIGGDIDRNQADWILDLATVDFTTGLNDHSREVFEKYKSSVLRVFDNNINSNKYSKEQVLVIKNARKIMNNTNIQVLFERAQKGYDFKYEYKPSGRGVRRPKIYRTENEE, from the coding sequence ATGGAATTGCCGGTGACGATACGGGAGAGGAGTGTGGACAGCCGAACGGTGATTGAAGTGAAAGGGAAGCATATCGTGCTAAGTGAAATTAAATCACGCATAGAAACCCTCTTGGCCAACTCTACTGTTGAAGAGGTTCGTATCTTTGCTGGCATCATTCTTACCATCGATGTGGATCTTTCTCGCGATGTTTGGCATGGGCGAAATCTGGTGGTTTTGGCGAACGAAATCAAAGTGTGCACTGCGGTTCGTTGGAATGTGTCTGGGAAAGATAACGACCATACCTACACGTCCAATGCCGGTACGGATGGGAACGGTGTTGGCAAACAAGGAGCCGATGGATATCCGGGCGAAAGTGGAGGTAACGTTTTATTGCAGgcaaacacaattcaacacCTCGAACGATTGACGATCATTTCGAATGGTGGAAGTGGAAGTAACGGTCAGAATGGTGGCAATGGAAAGGCGGGCGCCGACGGTAAAGGTATCTCTAGGGCAGACTTTAAGGACAAGTTTCCGCCGACTGCCAAGTTTTTGGAGTGGCAGCGTGCTAACCTTGTAGACACTACTGTCAAAAACATTAGAAACTTAACTCGAAACATTAAGACACAGTGGTTAGTTACAACAATTCCCATATTTCCCGTCTATACCACTCACAGAGAAAACGTACTGGATCACAGGGATTGGCGTGTCGATTTCTTTGATAGTCTTTACATCGAGGTGGAAACGCATGATGGCTGCGAGATAACGTTTTCTTTTCAGCAAGGCACACCGTTTTACAACTGCCAATCGTTTCTGATGTACAAGGGAACATCTGGCCAGCGTGGACAGGCTGGCGGAGGATATGGGCTGGGAGGTCAAGGGGGATTTGCTGGCGAAGTGACAATCAAACGTTTATACGATGGTCGTACGTTTGACATTAAGACATGCTCCAACCGGGGCAATGATGGAGAAAACGGAAAGGGTGGATTGTATGGTGCGCACGGTAAAAACGGTTGGGACATGGGTTATGTAGATTACTCGGTCGCGGACAATCCAGTGTTGTATGGACAAGATGAAAAGAGCAAACTTCAGCTGTCGTTCTATGACGAAAATTCATCCAGCAGAATGTATTGTCCATATAAGGCTTACATTGAAAGCAGCTATCGATATGCTGGATTCCAGGTATCAAGAATCGACCATCAATCTAGTAACGAATTCAAGGAAAGGAACAACACCCGGGCACGTACCGAAAGACAGCATCATGCGAAAGCAATAGGGAAGAAATCCATTCCTGGGCAGCGCCTTGCTGCTGCATTTTTCGAATACTTGGAAGAAATTGAACAAGAAAGGCAGAAATTGGAAAAACAAAGGatcgagagagaaaagaaggaATTAGAACGGCTTCGAatcgagaaagaaaaacaggaaTTAAAGAAACAACGGGAAGaacttgaaaaacaaaagttaGCGAAACAACGACTAGAACTTGAAAAGCGAGAGTTGGAAAAACAACGGATCGAGAGAGAAAATCaagaaagggaaaaacaacgggttgagaaagaaaaactgcgaatggaaaaacaaagaatccaaaaagaaaagcaggAATTGGAGAGACAACGAATCGAAAAAGAGAAGCAGGAGCTGGAAAAACAACGGATCGCACAACAAAGGAAAAAcattttacaacaacaaatcgAACAAGAAAAGCAACGTTTAGCACAACAGCagattgaaaaagaaaagcaacaagAAATGGCTGAACAGGTGAAAGAATATTTGAATTGTGATGCATTGCAGCAAATTGTTGAAAGCCAATACGCAGATCTTGATCGAGTCACGGATCTGGACATAAAACGGTTTGTTAATTTTACACAAGATACTTCTGATCAGGATCGAAACGAGTTTGTTAAACTTGGTAAATTGTATAAAGATCCTGGTCGAGAGGAAATATTCagcaaattgtacaataacTTGAATCTAGACGATTGGCTACAGCTTCGAACACGTCCTGCTGATCGCCCTGAGCTGGTGTCTTTGGTGGAACATTTTGAAACATTAAAATCACAGCTCGAACGTTTGCTTGGAAGGGATTGCAGTGCTAAGATAACGCCCGTTACGGAAACGTTGAAAATCAAGTATAAAACAGCAATTCTAAAAGAAATTACTCAGGAACTGCCGACCTATCACACAACAGTGAATCGTTTCGTATTGACAGCACAGACTGTAGCGAGATATCTGGAAGAAACGGATGAAAAAAATGACACATTTTATCATCCCGTTCTTGGCACTTTAAAGcaatacatttttgaaaacaatCCAGCTCAACGAGATAACATTAACAAATTCATGGCAAAAGCATCAGAAAGTAACGACAATGCGATCAAACGTGCCGTAGAAACATTCATTATGGAAACAGATAGCTCAAAAGATGAAAATAAACGTGTGAAACTGTTTTATGATGAGTATCAGAATTATTTGGAGAAACAGCAAAGAAATATTGATGCTATAACGCAATCATTAGCAGCAGAACTAAAGAAATCTAAACATCAAGAAGCATTCCGTCTGTGGAATGAAAGCATTGATGACGATGGTTTGCTGGAGGATTTTGAAGAATTGATTAGAAAAGATAAGGTGTTAAGCTCACTGTATGATGAACTGAAGCGTGCAGAAAATGCTGAATATGACTGGGAAAGGTGTTGTGCCGATGAAAAAATACAAGAAATATTCCAGATCAACTTAAAGCAGGAAGGAATCATGTGCAAAAGTTACAGAATACTGCTAGCGTATGTATATGATGTGAACATTCGGGTGTATGCCAAGGATGAGGACAATGAAATCGTTCTGTTAGAAGATCATAATccaaaatccattaaaattacACACATTTTACACAAATCGAACGAATTCATTCAACTGAAAATCAATGAAAGCTTCCGCCAGTTAGAAGAAGAGCGTCTGCACAAGGATCGAATTTTCAGACGAATTCTGACGGAGATAAACGGAATGCAGGACATACAGACCATCGAGAATTACTTCGAACGAGAAGTATTTTATCGAAACAGTTCTAATTTCGCTAAAATGTTTGAAGATTTAGACGACGAGATAACAGTTGAAAAGATTGCAGCATTTTTTTCAGCCGATGAGAAGGACCAAATTGCTCAACGTCTGAAGAACATTTCTCCCAAATACACCGGCCAACATGGAGTGTTCGAAAGCATCTTGCTGCGTTTTTCTTTCGAAGGCAGCCATGTGTCATCAAACGAACTGTGTTTCTTAATCAACTCTATACTTGCTCACACTGTTGAAGCAAGGCAAGAAAGGTACATCTTTTCATGGATTGTTGCAGCATACAATCAGTGCAGTTGGACAGATGAgctggtgttgctgcagcTGGAGAACTGCTACAAGAGACAGCTGCAGGAAAAACCCAAATGGCGCAAGTACATGTCAAACATCGAAAATAAGGGAGCTTTGCTAGTGTTTTCTGCTCAGTTTACTCGTAAGCCTTGTCCTGCGCAGTGTGTTGAAGATATCTTGCACTTGCTGAGTAACATTCCAATAGAATCGGTTCGTCTAGATGAACTGGAGCTAACAGAGTGGCCTTATGTGCTTAAGGAATGCTATTGGACACATAAGTTAAAAGCTCTTATAACGTGGGGAAATGACTCGGAAGCCTTAACTTCTGCTTCGTTCTTCGTTCTGTCCATAGAGAACACGTATGGAAACAAGTTGATGGAGAATTTATTTGAATCGTTGGTGGAAAAGCGCAGTGAGCTTACGCATTCTATGTTATTAAACGTGCTATCTTGCTTTCATAAACAAAAGTGGAATTtatgtgttgatgatattaaCCTTTTAAGTCGATGTAGTATCAAGAAATGGATTAAACATATGGAAGAAAAGTTCAAGataaacttaaaggaattaaatatttcacagaTAGCAACTATCATTAGAGGCAATGCTAACACATCAAATAATATAGTGAAACATTTACCTCAAATTGAAAATTCAGTAACAAGCATTTATAATAACAAGAGAACGATACATACGAGTTTGATATCCTCTTTTTTGCTCAACGACGTAGATAAATGGGTTAAAGAGTTCCATGTTAAGAACCAGAAAACGAATACAAACATGTACGAAGAAATGCTTGCTGTAATAGGTAGGGCAATTGAGCTTAAGAGAGGGTTTAAGTTACGAGACACCCAGCTATTGACAATTTTGGCCTTACTAGTCAACGAGAATAGCACTTTGGCACAAGTATCTACAGGCGAAGGTAAATCATTGATCGTAGTAGCGACCGCGATCATTAAAGCGCTCCTAGGGGAGAAGGTAGATATTATCACCAGCTCCTCAGTACTGGCTCAACGAGATGCTGTCACCAACAATGATATCTACGAATTGTTTGGTCTTAGTGCCTCCCACAACTGTAGCGAACAGATAGAGGAGCGAAAGGAAGCTTACTCAtgtaatcaaattatttacgGAGATTTGGGTAATTTTCAGCGTGACTATCTATTAGACAGATTTTATGGAAAGCATGTGTTGGGTGATCGTAGCTTTGAAAATGTGATCGTCGATGAGGTGGACAGCATGTTGCTCGATAAGGGAAACAATATGCTATACCTGTCGCATGACATTGCTGGTATGGATAAGCTGGAATCGGTATACTTGTTCATTTGGCAAATGGTCAACAGTCCAACCGATCTTCCGGAAGATGTACATATGGAAGCGGTTAAAAGGTCAGTTTTAAGTGACATGTATGCAATCATCCAAAAAGAGGATATCCAAAGTTTGGACAATGCTTTGGGAAAATCGAATGTATTGGGGCTTTGGGAGAGATTGGTTAAGTCTGGAATAATAAATGACGCAGGAAGATTACAAACGGAAGCTATTGATTCCAACAAACTAGAAAAAGTACTTACACCAGATTTCACACAATACAAAGATCGTCTAAGCTTCTTGCTTATGTCTTGTCTCGAACGCGAAACGTGCATCAAAATACCAAATTATCTAAAAGCATTCGTGGAGAGACACTTGGACCGTTGGATATCCAGTGCCATAACAGCGCTGTACATGGTCCCGGGACAGTACTATGTGGTCGACGTCGATAGATCGGGAACAAGTGCCGACCTTAATGCAAATGTAATTATTCTCGATAGGGATACGGGTACTGATCAGGTGAGCTCACAGTGGGATGAGGCGTTGCACCAATTTTTGCAGCTTAAGCACGGTTGTAAGCTGTCAACCCAAAGCCTGAAAGCAGTTTTCATTTCCAACGTTACATACCTGAAGAAATACAAACTGCTATATGGATTGACAGGCACGTTAGGAtcacagagagaaagacatCTGCTTGAGGAGATACATCGGGTTGACTTTGTTACTGTTCCTACCGCCAAGTCGAAGCAGTTTGAAGAGTATGAACCTATCATTTGTTCGAGCAGTGAGGATTGGAAAAAACAAATACGACAAGAGGTGAATAAACTaacaaaaattgataaaagaTCGGTCCTGATCATTTGTGAGACGATCAGGGATGTCGAATCATTCCAGATGGTGTTTGATTCTGAGGAGCACTCAAACGTTCACACTTATGTACGTGATTATGAAACGTTTGATGTTGCGGAAGGGGATAGAAAGTTGGAACCGGGACACGTTATCATTGCTACCAATTTGGCAGGTCGTGGCACAGATATAAAAATATCCGACGACCTTCGGAAGGCCGGAGGGTTACACGTGATACTAACATACCTTCCGGCGAACATTCGAATTGAAGAGCAAGCATTCGGAAGAGCAGCTAGAAGCGGAGATAAGGGATCGGGTCGGATGATAATAATGGTAGCCGATGGAAAAATGCACAATCGTTCTATGATATTTACCCTCAAGCAAAAACGCAATGTCGATGAGCTTTTCCGCATATCTGCTATAAAAACTTATTACGAAACCACTATTAAAACAGAAGAGAGTTGTTTTGAAGCATTCAACGAGTtgtatgagaaaaaaatgaaacttttAGCTAATGCGAAAGAGCCGGTGAAGGATATTCTGCTCCAAAGTTGTTTGGACAGATGGTCGTTTTGGTTAGACGAAAACAATGTACAGATAGGAAAAGCATCAGATGAGGCTTCCAAGCGGGAAGTAAAACAGCGACTGAAACACTTTCTATTGCAATTTGATGATCTGAAAGCAACGAGCGCAAACAATTGGGCAGCTTGGGTTGAAGAAAACCCAATGCAAATGATCAAATTGggaaaatatatttcacaacACGATTCGAAGCATCGCGATACAGCAATGCAACTGTTTGGGAAAGTTATCTCGAATGAACCGTGTTTTTGCGAAGCCGCTTATTACTATCGTGCATACACACGATCGCTTGACAACATGAACGTTGGCGACTTCAAAAAGGATTTGCGTATGGCAGAAAAACTCTTAAACGATCATATAAAATATGCAATGCATGCATCAGGTATGGTGTGTAAGCTAAAGAATAACACACCACCGATCGAGGGCTATGAAGAGCAAAAGAAGTGTCTCATTAATCTATACTCATTGTTCATTCAATCCATAGACGACATGTTGGGTCATGCTGTAAGTCCTGAATCGTTTGTTAATTATGAAATAAAGGAGGATGTTGCTGGAATAATCTTTGACGATCTTGTACGAATCAGCATGATAAAGAAGGCTCAAGTAATCGATAACATACCTAATGATCAGATTCAGAGACTTCACGCCGAGTACGGGATACCTGCAGATCAGCTGAAGAAGTTCTTAGCTCAACATAGGGGCCCTATCGATGACAAAGAATTTCTGACAGCTATTCGagaatcattttcatttccaagCAGGAGCGATTTTTGGGAAACACTTACTAACCAAAAGGCTCTGCTCAGTGTTGAAAGGTATGTTGCGATCAATGAAGAACGGCTCAAAATAATGGATCCTGCTCTAATGAACGTTCTGAAGGAAAAGGTAGACAAAGGACAGCTGGTGAAAGCAGTTGTTAAGCTGGATAAGCACCAGATCTTGTTGATCCACGAACAACAGTCACACTTTTACTATGAGAAAGAGAAGCTCATTGATATGATCGGTAAAACGAAGTATACCTCTCTTGAAGAAAATGGTCTACTATCATGCAACGAAAAGGCTACCATAGACCCATGTAGAATTACTGATTGTGTGTTCTCTGCCTTTGATTCTATTACAGTTCAGGATATTACAGACAAGACAAGAATTACAACGAGTGAAGCGAAAAATATCATAGCAGAACTACTTAAGCGTAGTGTTCTACAAAAAAGGGGTGAAACGTTTGTCCTACCAATGAACTATGACGATAGCCAGGATGTCTTGCTTCCCACCTATCCAGTGTATGAGAGTGTCGTTAGAAACGTCCTTGCTTCATGTTTTGCATACAGATTAGCTCTGAGAAACATTGCACGACAACTAGAAGAGGAGAACTGTTCTGACATTCGTATAGAATTGAAGCCCAATCCCCATCAAATGTTTTTCACTGATTTACTAGAGCATAAAATAATACTCCCTCCTATGGCCACGCATGAGGTCGATGAAAGTAAAATCCAGGCAATGTATAAAACATCATGGTCGAAAGGGGCATGGATAAGCATACTTTCTAAGGATATTGGTTTGTCTCAAGAATACACCAAGCCCCTGCTGGATGTGCTGCTTAAAAACCGCTGGATTGTTCCAAACCCCTTAATGGaattgttgttattttctCCTTCAAATAACATGTCTGAAGAAATAAAGAATGCATTGGCAAGCTACAGATTCAGTTCGAAAGATGACCGAACTAGCGTAGactatttaaaatcatgcattgcatcaatcaatcaaaaacaTGGACTTCTTGAATCCTATGACGTTGGAGTTGCGATTGAAAAGTGGTTTAACAATCAATTGCTGTTAATTGAAAACGGAACTGCTAAACATATTGAGAATGTGTTAAGTAAGTCGAAATCGTCGTTAGCAGCATTAAATGTTCCGCAAGGCACGCTGAAATCGATCATGGACTTTTATGGTAAAGGAAACTTTGGAAGCATCGATGAGATGCGGATCTTCATCACAAATGGATTAGAGCATCTGTTAGAGCTAGGAGAGAGAAAATGGACCATGGAAATGATATTGAAAACCTCACTGGTGTTAGCGGTTGGTGTAGCACAGATAGCAATTGGCGCTATAATAGAAGTGTATTCGGTTGGAATGATGACTCACGTTGCCGGAGCTTTCATGGGCGAAGGTGTCAGCGACATCATGTTTGCTGTGGGTTCTTTTAAGTCAGGTTACTTCAGCTGGAAAGATTACGGAAAGCATAAGTTACAAAGTCTGCTTTTTACGATCGGTACGGCCGGTGTGGGAATGTATCTCTCCCAGGGCGCCAAGATGTCTCGCATAGGTTATAAAGTTGCTGGACCAAGCCTGGAGTACGGTGGCAAACGGGTTGCCGAATCATCTGGAAAGCAGTTAATCAAAGCAGTTGGTGGATGGACGGTCGTTAAGGAGACAGCGAAGCGTGTGGCGCTCAAAACGGCAGAAGGTGTCGCATTTGCTATGGCAAATACGGCCGTGGATACGgttgttgaaaatcatctgCAATCCATGTTGAACTCCTTAGCATCGGATATTTTATCTGGAGTTAAGGGTGAAGTAGCAAATCACAAGGTTGCTCACAATTTGCAGAAAGCGTACGATCGTTTAGGTGAAAATGATGCTAGAGCCCTCGTGAACGACTTGACAAATGCATACATGTTGGAACAGAACACGACACAAACCTTCTTTCCATTCACCAAGCAAATCAGCCAAAGTGTGATGCAGGGAATCGGgaaggcaaataaaaaaacaggtaCCACAAACAGTGCCATGGTGCTGATCAACCAAATCAGTCGAGTAATGGATTGTGTGGATCGTGTTGCACAAGTCTATAAAATGCGCAACGCAACACACCAATTGCTTGATAGTATTAACGTCGAAATGGAGCGGAAACTCGCAAACATTGAGCAGAACTCAGTTCCATCGAAAGAAACCCCGGCTAATGGCAAAGATTTTGAGCGCTTTCAAAGGGAAGTGGTAGAGCAATGGGAAACGACGTTAAGTAAGCACGTTGGGCAACTGATCGCACAACATGTTGTGCTGCCAGTGCTGAAAATGGGCGTAAATAGTATCCTTTTACATGTAGGTAAAGCATTGAAGGACATTAGACGCAGCATGGTAGAGTCGGAATTGAGCAGAGATGTTCACCGGCTGAAGGACGAACACGAACAGAAGATGAATCGGCCCGATATGACAGCAGAAACCAGGCGTCAACTGACAGAGGAATATCATGCTCAATTGCTGAAGATTATGCACAAGACTCGTAGTCCGTCTCTGTTTGCCACCATCATCCGGGAAAACGTTCCAATGGATTTGACTTGTGTCGGGGCCTGTACTCCAATGATACATAAAATGCTCCAGGCACAACATGGTGCGTTATCAGGGCTAACAATCACTGTCCACGGGGAAAAGGGTATAAAACAATCGTTCAGTTCTGGAACGGGTGGTCCCGAGATTCACCTAGATCTGAAGGGCAATCATTTCACTTTCGGAGCTGGAGAGTCAACTGTTGCCACGACAGGTAATAATTGTCTGTACGGAGCACTAGCCACAGCTATACCGGATCTGCAAGCTGTAGGAGAGGATTCGTTCAGGTCCATGTTGTGTGATTCCATCCAGCATGATGACAGCATGCACCATCACATTCGACAGGGTTGGCATCGTGTGCCGTTAAAGCATGGTGCGGTTGGCGGAGCCCGCAAGTCCCCTGCCAACACGACCAATATAGAAGATGGTACATTTAAAACACCGACGGTGATCCTGTCGAATGATAGACCGAAAGGAAAGCCTAAAGCACGTTGCTTAAGCAAAACGCCGTACGTAGATGATGAATCATCCACAACCAATGAGCTGCAAGGCGAATCAAGTCAACCCGTCACGAACAATTCCAGAACTCCCGAGTATCATCTGGATTCGCGTGTAGCTCACCATACGGGTCGATTTGCAGGGGAGTTGAAAAAAATCGCTGAAATAACGAACATTCCTGTGGATGAACTGATCAAAGCGGGGCGCAGTATGTTCAAGGCGAGCAGAAACTGCTCTGGACAGGATCAGCAGCAGGCGCATGTGGTGCGGGTTTCCATCCTGGAGGAAAGGCTAAAAACCGACTTTCCAGATTTATACCAAAGGCTCACACGCCACGCCGGTCACACACAGCTAGTTGATAAGTTTGTGAACGTGTTTCATAAAATAGGTGGAGATATCGATAGGAATCAGGCCGACTGGATACTTGATCTTGCAACTGTAGATTTCACGACAGGATTAAACGATCATTCGAGAGAAGTGTTTGAGAAATATAAGAGCTCTGTTTTGAGAGTGTTTGATAACAACATCAACTCAAACAAGTACAGTAAAGAGCAGGtgttggttataaaaaatgcaagaaaaataatgaacaacacaaacatcCAGGTGTTGTTTGAACGTGCACAGAAAGGATATGATTTTAAATACGAATACAAACCATCGGGGCGCGGTGTGCGAAGACCCAAAATTTATAGAACAGAAAACGAGGAATAG